The following proteins are co-located in the Syngnathus scovelli strain Florida chromosome 5, RoL_Ssco_1.2, whole genome shotgun sequence genome:
- the plk1 gene encoding serine/threonine-protein kinase PLK1: MSAPTTKQQLPPAAANGGKPSSSMAPTPLKEIPEVLVDTRAKRRYTRGRFLGKGGFAKCYEITDVESQQVFAGKIVPKSLIVKPHQREKMTSEVTIHKSLDHPNIVGFRGFFEDEDFVFVVLEICKRRSLLELHKRRKAVTEPEARYYMMQLLKGVQYLHNNRIIHRDLKLGNIFLNDDMEVKIGDFGLATKIEFDGERKKTLCGTPNYIAPEVLCKKGHSYEVDVWSLGCILYTLLVGKPPFETSCLKETYNRIKKNNYTIPWHVNPAAVSLIKRMLHADPSQRPTISQMLTDDFFTSGYIPTRLPTTCLTVSPRFSIAPSSDADAAQRRPLAALGNKGESGNGDLKEEQMPKDSEVADSNLKDLLQQLNSIIASKPSERPLIRQEEAEDPACIPIFWISKWVDYSDKYGLGYQLCDNSVGVLFNDYTRLIMYADTNSLQYINKTAQESYMTVAAYPPALNKKITLLKYFRNYMSEHLLKAGANMAPREGDELARLPYLSLWFRTKSAIVLHLSNGTVQINFFQDHTKLILCPLMSAVTYIDERRDFRTYKLSLLEEFGSSKELFNRIRYAKLMVERLMDTKAAH, translated from the exons ATGAGTGCGCCGACCACCAAGCAGCAGCTACCGCCGGCTGCGGCGAACGGTGGCAAACCGTCGTCGTCCATGGCCCCCACGCCGCTCAAGGAGATCCCCGAGGTGCTGGTGGACACGCGAGCGAAGCGGCGCTACACCCGCGGCCGTTTCCTGGGCAAGGGCGGCTTTGCCAAGTGCTACGAGATAACCGATGTGGAGAGCCAACAAGTGTTCGCCGGAAAGATCGTGCCCAAATCGCTCATCGTCAAGCCGCACCAACGCGAGAAGATGACCTCGGAGGTCACTATCCATAAGAGCCTGGACCACCCCAACATCGTCGGCTTCCGGGGCTTCTTTGAGGATGAAGATTTTGTCTTTGTAGTGCTGGAGATCTGCAAGAGGAGA TCGCTGCTGGAGCTGCACAAGCGTCGCAAGGCGGTGACAGAGCCAGAGGCCCGCTATTACATGATGCAGCTCCTCAAGGGTGTCCAGTACCTGCACAACAATCGCATCATCCACAGAGACCTCAAGCTGGGCAACATCTTCCTCAACGACGACATGGAAGTCAAGATCG GTGACTTTGGCCTGGCCACCAAGATCGAGTTTGACGGCGAGCGCAAAAAGACTTTGTGCGGGACGCCAAACTACATCGCGCCGGAAGTTTTGTGCAAGAAAGGACACAGCTACGAGGTGGACGTGTGGTCACTCGGGTGCATACT GTACACGCTGCTGGTGGGCAAGCCGCCCTTTGAGACGTCGTGTTTGAAGGAGACATACAATCGCATCAAGAAGAACAACTACACCATCCCATGG cacgtGAACCCAGCGGCGGTGTCGTTGATCAAGCGCATGCTGCACGCCGACCCGAGCCAGCGGCCGACCATCTCCCAGATGCTGACGGACGACTTCTTCACGTCGGGCTACATCCCGACGCGCCTGCCCACCACCTGCCTCACCGTGTCGCCGCGTTTCTCCATCGCGCCGTCCTCTGACGCCGACGCGGCGCAACGGCGGCCCCTCGCCGCCCTCGGCAACAAGG ggGAGTCGGGGAACGGGGACCTTAAGGAAGAGCAGATGCCCAA GGACTCGGAAGTGGCCGATAGCAACCTGAAAGACTTGCTGCAGCAGCTTAACAGCATCATCGCTTCTAAACCGTCGGAGAGGCCGCTAATACGCCAAG AGGAAGCCGAGGATCCCGCGTGCATTCCCATTTTCTGGATCAGCAAGTGGGTGGACTACTCGGACAAGTACGGGTTAG GCTACCAACTGTGCGACAACAGCGTCGGCGTCTTGTTCAACGACTACACGCGTCTCATCATGTACGCCGACACCAACAGTCTGCAGTACATCAACAAGACGGCCCAGGAGTCCTACATGACCGTCGCCGCCTACCCGCCGGCGCTCAACAAGAAG ATCACCCTGCTGAAGTACTTCCGCAACTACATGAGCGAGCACCTGCTGAAGGCGGGCGCCAACATGGCGCCGCGAGAGGGCGACGAGCTGGCACGCCTGCCCTACCTGTCGCTGTGGTTCCGCACCAAGAGCGCCATCGTGCTGCACCTCAGCAACGGCACCGTGCAGATCAACTTCTTCCAG GACCACACAAAGCTGATCCTGTGCCCGCTGATGTCGGCGGTGACGTACATCGACGAGCGTCGGGACTTCCGCACGTACAAGCTGTCCCTCCTGGAGGAATTTGGCAGCTCCAAGGAGCTCTTCAACCGCATTCGTTACGCCAAACTCATGGTGGAGAGGCTGATGGACACCAAAGCCGCACACTAA